A single window of Engraulis encrasicolus isolate BLACKSEA-1 chromosome 20, IST_EnEncr_1.0, whole genome shotgun sequence DNA harbors:
- the LOC134436764 gene encoding class I histocompatibility antigen, F10 alpha chain-like: MGPGTLFVVCAIVSTCLADVEPKRHSLYYVYTVLSQPVSAPGIFEFTAMGLLDDRKIDYYNSEDKVKIPEQDWIKRAVPADYWEKGTASRKSKEQWFKVNVNILMERMRHNSSDIHSLMWRHGCEAVKRPDGSLQFVKGVNEYSYDGRDFLSFDDDSMQWVAPVVEALQTKRKWDGLPNLNQYTKGYLEKECVEWLDKFQKYGDSKVTESQKQHPPQIHLFAKNGKPHGRYLLTCLATGFYPKDIKISISILKNDWPEKDGHPSDVLPNGDGTHQIRVTFIVEKDEIHMYRCLVNHRTLDNPIIVEWETVGEVLDEEASSYGGAIAVAVLLLIIAGVVVFFIGRKKGWFCAQGKKKRKEEEEKRSKYRASSSPATSTPATQPGDTAVSSGPPATSTPATQPGDTAASSGPPATSTPATQPGDTAASSGPPATSTLATQPGDTAASSGPPLTGVNIAQRHSGLQVATRASMLNGQAGVPLQRHRQLPDGRQEADGAHSGEVPRRTQHVHAAQAPQPTQVAGMHRGRQPTRERRQTDHHRPLARESAERQERLVGAILDSNARRMDSNARRMDSNARILDSNARLMDSYARRMDSYARMMDSNARMMDSYARLMDSNGRMMAMQWESLLQPAPAPREARAGQRGHLPRARPPR, encoded by the exons ATGGGGCCTGGGACCCTTTTCGTGGTTTGTGCGATTGTCTCGACGTGTTTGG CTGATGTGGAGCCAAAAAGGCACTCCCTGTACTATGTGTACACAGTACTGTCACAGCCCGTCTCTGCTCCTGGCATCTTTGAGTTCACTGCCATGGGACTACTAGACGACAGGAAGATTGACTACTACAACAGCGAGGACAAGGTCAAGATTCCTGAACAGGATTGGATTAAGAGGGCAGTTCCTGCAGACTACTGGGAGAAGGGCACCGCATCACGCAAGAGTAAAGAGCAGTGGTTCAAAGTCAACGTCAACATCCTGATGGAACGGATGAGGCACAACTCAAGTG ATATCCATTCCTTGATGTGGAGACATGGCTGTGAGGCTGTCAAAAGGCCAGATGGTTCTCTACAGTTTGTCAAGGGTGTTAATGAATACAGCTACGATGGCAGAGATTTCCTCTCCTTTGACGATGATTCGATGCAGTGGGTGGCACCAGTCGTTGAAGCTCTACAGACCAAACGGAAGTGGGACGGACTGCCAAACCTGAACCAGTACACCAAGGGCTACCTGGAGAAGGAGTGTGTGGAGTGGCTGGACAAGTTCCAAAAATATGGAGACAGTAAAGTTACAGAAAGCCAAAAACAAC ATCCCCCACAAATTCATCTTTTTGCCAAAAATGGGAAACCTCATGGTAGATACCTGTTGACATGCTTGGCCACAGGCTTCTACCCGAAGGACATCAAGATCAGCATCAGCATCCTGAAGAATGATTGGCCTGAGAAGGACGGCCACCCAAGCGATGTCTTGCCTAACGGAGATGGAACCCACCAGATTAGAGTGACCTTCATCGTGGAGAAAGACGAGATACACATGTATAGATGTTTGGTGAATCACAGGACCCTGGACAACCCCATTATAGTGGAATGGGAAACAG TTGGAGAAGTTTTGGATGAAGAAGCCTCCTCATATGGCGGGGCAATAGCTGTTGCAGTGCTGCTGCTGATCATTGCTGGTGTTGTGGTGTTCTTCATTGGCAGAAAGAAAGGATGGTTCT GTGCtcaagggaagaaaaaaaggaaagaagaagaggagaaacgcAGCAAATACAGAG CATCAAGCTCCCCAGctacctccacccctgcaacccagcctggtgacacagcagtatcaagtgggcctccagctacctccacccctgcaacccagcctggtgacacagcagcatcaagtgggcctccagctacctccacccctgcaacccagcctggtgacacagcagcatcaagtgggcctccagctacctccacccttgcaacccagcctggtgacacagcagcatcaagtgggcctccacttacag GTGTCAATATTGCACAGCGCCACAGTGGTCTGCAAGTTGCGACACGGGCAAGCATGCTAAACGGGCAAGCTGGAGTTCCACTCCAAAGACATCGTCAACTACCTGACGGCCGCCAGGAGGCAG ATGGAGCACATAGTGGAGAAGTGCCGCGGCGCACTCAGCATGTACATGCAGCCCAGGCACCCCAGCCCACACAGG TGGCAGGGATGCATAGAGGGAGGCAACCTACGAGGGAGCGCCGACAGACGGACCATCATCGTCCACTGGCGAGGGAGTCTGCTGAGCGCCAGGAGCGGCTGGTTGGAGCCATCCTGGACAGCAATGCCAGGAGGATGGACAGCAATGCCAGGAGGATGGACAGCAATGCCAGGATCCTGGACAGCAATGCCAGGTTGATGGACAGCTATGCCAGGAGGATGGACAGCTATGCCAGGATGATGGACAGCAATGCCAGGATGATGGACAGCTATGCCAGGTTGATGGACAGTAATGGCAGGATGATGGCCATGCAGTGGGAGAGTCTCCTGCAACCTGCACCAGCACCCAGGGAAGCAAGGGCGGGACAAAGGGGCCACTTGCCACGAGCCAGGCCTCCCCGTTAA
- the LOC134436766 gene encoding class I histocompatibility antigen, F10 alpha chain-like encodes MPIWPPVPIGPGCGAPLVMYGCPWGTETDTSGTPSVKTQDNNPLNYLFIFLFKADVEPERHSLYYVYIALSQQIPAPGIFEFTAMGLLDDRKIDYYNSMDKVKIPQQDWMREKIPADYWERGTQKRKSKEEWFKVNINTVMERMRHNTSDIHSLMWRHGCEAVRTADGSLQFVKGVDEYSYDGIDFLSFDDDSLQWVAPVPEAFLTKHNWEGVPFLHLHTKSYLEKECVEWLDKFRTYGDSELTENQKHYPPQIHLFARNGRPHGRYLLTCLATGFYPKDIKISILKNDWPEKDGHPSDVLPNGDGTHQIRVTIIAEKDEINMYRCKIEHRTLDKPIIVGEVLIEEPSMIIGIVGGVLLLITGVVVIIGRNRGWFTMDQDTEEDVESVDQDQDKPVSS; translated from the exons ATGCCGATCTGGCCCCCTGTGCCCATTGGGCCCGGGTGCGGAGCCCCGTTGGTCATGTACGGTTGCCCCtgggggacagagacagacaccagTGGGACACCATCAGTCAAGACTCAAGACAATAAC CCATTAAATTACCTTTTCATTTTTCTCTTCAAAGCTGATGTGGAGCCAGAAAGGCATTCCCTGTACTATGTGTACATAGCCCTGTCACAGCAAATCCCTGCTCCTGGCATCTTTGAGTTCACTGCCATGGGACTGCTAGACGACAGGAAGATTGACTACTACAACAGCATGGACAAGGTCAAGATTCCTCAACAGGATTGGATGAGAGAAAAGATTCCCGCAGACTACTGGGAGAGGGGTACCCAGAAACGCAAGAGTAAAGAGGAGTGGTTTAAAGTCAATATCAACACTGTGATGGAACGGATGAGGCACAACACAAGTG ATATCCATTCCCTGATGTGGAGACATGGCTGTGAGGCTGTCAGAACGGCAGACGGTTCTCTACAGTTTGTCAAGGGTGTTGATGAATACAGCTACGATGGCATCGATTTCCTCTCCTTTGATGATGATTCGCTGCAGTGGGTGGCACCAGTCCCTGAGGCTTTTCTAACGAAACATAACTGGGAAGGAGTGCCATTCCTGCACCTGCACACCAAGAGCTACCTGGAGAAGGAGTGTGTGGAGTGGCTGGACAAGTTCCGAACATATGGAGACAGTGAACTTACAGAAAACCAAAAACATT ATCCCCCACAGATTCATCTTTTTGCCAGAAACGGGAGACCTCATGGTAGATACCTGTTGACATGCCTGGCCACAGGCTTCTACCCGAAGGACATCAAGATCAGCATCCTGAAGAATGATTGGCCTGAGAAGGATGGCCACCCAAGCGATGTCTTGCCTAACGGAGATGGAACCCACCAGATCAGAGTGACCATCATAGCGGAGAAAGACGAAATAAACATGTATAGATGTAAAATAGAACACAGGACCCTGGACAAACCCATTATAG TTGGAGAAGTTTTGATTGAAGAACCCTCAATGATTATAGGGATCGTTGGTGGAGTGTTGCTACTCATTACTGGTGTTGTGGTCATCATTGGCAGAAACAGAGGATGGTTCA CAATGGATCAAGATACAGAGGAGGATGTGGAGTCTGTGGACCAAGACCAAGACAAACCCGTAAGCAGCTAA